The following coding sequences are from one Thermostaphylospora chromogena window:
- a CDS encoding glycerophosphodiester phosphodiesterase, with amino-acid sequence MIRTTATAVALLTVGTLVTVPSASAATAALPSCPLVFGHGGYPKNPNAWRKDRIRQPNHPRGVDDQKAWGVDGVEGDVQLTRNGTKAVMWHNTSTNGLTGPKKNITDIWWTAGSTNLRDRRISRGPYAGERVYTLRQWLDHVRSRGLIALLEIKPETKRILADPAHSAAAWREISDPIKERQGAQRIMVYSTDPWIQRQLARRHPKLARGSAVRWTDSVAWDEPPRSWRGNVPRWRAVLNQGAKSVMTNYPKEYRAWLSGKCAR; translated from the coding sequence CGGCACGCTCGTGACGGTCCCGTCGGCGAGCGCCGCCACGGCCGCCCTTCCGTCCTGCCCCCTGGTGTTCGGGCACGGCGGCTACCCCAAGAATCCGAACGCCTGGCGCAAGGACCGGATTCGCCAGCCCAACCATCCCCGCGGTGTCGACGACCAGAAGGCGTGGGGTGTCGACGGCGTCGAGGGCGACGTTCAGCTCACCCGCAACGGCACCAAAGCCGTCATGTGGCATAACACATCCACAAATGGCTTGACCGGCCCTAAGAAGAACATCACCGACATCTGGTGGACCGCGGGGTCCACCAACCTCCGGGACCGCCGCATATCCCGCGGCCCCTACGCGGGCGAGAGGGTCTACACCCTGCGCCAGTGGCTGGACCACGTCCGCTCGCGCGGCCTGATCGCCCTGCTGGAGATCAAGCCCGAGACCAAGCGCATCCTCGCCGACCCCGCGCATTCCGCGGCCGCCTGGCGGGAGATCTCCGATCCCATCAAGGAACGGCAGGGCGCCCAGCGCATCATGGTCTACTCCACCGACCCCTGGATCCAGCGGCAGCTCGCCCGGCGCCATCCCAAGCTGGCCAGAGGCTCGGCCGTCCGCTGGACCGACAGCGTGGCCTGGGACGAGCCCCCGCGTTCCTGGCGCGGCAACGTGCCGCGCTGGCGTGCGGTTCTCAACCAGGGCGCGAAGAGCGTGATGACGAACTATCCCAAGGAGTACCGGGCCTGGCTGTCCGGAAAGTGCGCCAGGTGA
- a CDS encoding dienelactone hydrolase family protein has translation MTVQVSRRIPAGGVLLDADVALPDDAHGIVIFAHGSGSSRHSPRNRYVAEELRRAGLGTVLADLLTPDEERADTLTGEHRFDIAMLADRLGELTDRIATEESTRGLSVGLFGASTGAAAALIAAARRPERVRAVVSRGGRPDLAGEELRAVHQPTLFIVGERDPIVIELNQEAMERMGGETRLEIIPTATHLFEERGTLEQVAHLAEIWFLRHLAPRQAR, from the coding sequence ATGACTGTGCAGGTGAGCCGCAGGATCCCCGCCGGAGGCGTCCTCCTCGACGCCGACGTCGCGCTGCCCGACGACGCGCACGGGATCGTGATCTTCGCGCACGGCAGCGGCAGCAGCCGGCACAGCCCGCGCAACCGGTACGTGGCCGAGGAGCTGCGCCGGGCCGGGCTGGGCACCGTCCTGGCCGACCTGCTCACGCCCGACGAGGAGCGGGCCGACACGCTGACCGGCGAGCACCGCTTCGACATCGCCATGCTGGCGGACCGGCTGGGCGAGCTGACCGATCGGATCGCCACGGAGGAGTCCACGCGCGGTCTGAGCGTCGGCCTGTTCGGCGCCAGCACCGGTGCCGCCGCCGCCCTGATCGCCGCGGCGCGGCGTCCGGAGCGGGTTCGGGCGGTCGTCTCCCGGGGCGGCCGACCGGACCTGGCGGGAGAGGAGCTGCGCGCGGTGCACCAGCCCACCCTGTTCATCGTCGGGGAGCGCGATCCCATCGTGATCGAACTGAACCAGGAGGCGATGGAACGGATGGGGGGAGAGACCCGGCTGGAGATCATCCCGACCGCCACCCACCTGTTCGAAGAGCGCGGCACGCTCGAACAGGTGGCGCACCTCGCCGAGATCTGGTTCCTGCGCCATCTCGCGCCCCGCCAGGCACGGT